Proteins from a genomic interval of Paenibacillus sp. FSL R5-0623:
- a CDS encoding GrpB family protein, translating into MKDSMQPENWPAWATESVEIAPANPNWDAQAQEEIRQLKRLLQQFDIQQFEHIGSTSIPGLPAKPIIDLMAEVQSWDDMDLIADQLNPVGWNYVPPGLDGREYRRFWVRVKDGKRAVHLHLMRPGEERWDRQIRFRDVLRKRPDLVEAYAVLKTKLADENKEDRESYTAAKTQFILQVLNEGV; encoded by the coding sequence ATGAAAGATTCAATGCAACCAGAGAACTGGCCTGCCTGGGCGACAGAGTCGGTAGAGATTGCTCCGGCCAACCCCAACTGGGACGCACAGGCTCAGGAAGAAATCCGGCAACTCAAACGTCTTCTACAGCAGTTTGATATCCAGCAATTCGAACATATTGGAAGCACGTCCATTCCAGGGTTACCCGCCAAGCCGATTATTGATCTGATGGCAGAGGTACAGTCATGGGATGATATGGATCTGATTGCGGATCAGCTGAATCCGGTGGGCTGGAATTACGTTCCGCCTGGACTGGATGGACGGGAGTACAGACGATTCTGGGTGAGGGTTAAGGATGGCAAGAGAGCGGTACACCTTCATCTGATGCGTCCGGGAGAGGAGCGTTGGGATCGTCAAATTCGGTTTCGGGATGTGCTGAGAAAACGCCCAGATCTGGTAGAAGCTTACGCCGTCCTGAAGACGAAGCTTGCTGATGAGAATAAAGAAGACAGGGAATCGTATACCGCTGCCAAAACGCAATTTATTTTACAAGTGCTTAATGAAGGCGTGTGA
- a CDS encoding MFS transporter: MKKLLWIGCLSYFLIGLAHVVLGSILPVALEHYGKDYSQGGTLIFAQFAGFLGGVLLSPWLNRRFGKRGGLLIATALLCIAELAYMLLPPWGWMFVIAPAAGFGFGMVEAVIGTIIIAAIKDNTAVAMSRLEVLFGIGAMVMPLIASGLIAAGYWRLSFLVVAICAALTFVFWAKGSFGELDKFLERRSSNNGSVHAHTAGTSGEMHPASASTSSPTYRGRNRTLLVLFVLFFFLYVGTEMSLANFMPAILIEKMNMKEAGAALSVTCFWIAMSVGRLFAGYIAEKFQYRVYVLYSCLASVLLLMVFPFTNQIWSAFLIILLLGLAMSGIFSIALVFASKLLPGTEESTPSILIASGGVGGAILPLTTGWSLDHLAVNQSAWMLAIFAVGLLVISVITYQWQNKHIANSAT; this comes from the coding sequence ATGAAAAAATTACTTTGGATCGGATGTCTGTCCTATTTCCTAATTGGACTTGCCCACGTTGTGCTCGGTTCCATTCTGCCGGTTGCACTTGAACATTATGGCAAAGATTATAGCCAAGGCGGAACGCTGATCTTCGCTCAATTTGCCGGATTCCTGGGTGGTGTATTGTTATCTCCATGGCTGAACAGACGCTTTGGTAAACGGGGAGGCCTGTTAATCGCCACAGCACTGCTCTGTATTGCAGAATTAGCCTACATGCTGCTGCCCCCATGGGGCTGGATGTTCGTCATCGCACCCGCAGCCGGCTTTGGATTCGGAATGGTTGAAGCTGTTATTGGAACCATTATCATCGCTGCAATCAAAGACAATACAGCCGTTGCCATGAGTCGACTTGAAGTGTTATTCGGGATCGGGGCGATGGTCATGCCGCTCATTGCCAGCGGTCTGATTGCTGCCGGATACTGGCGCCTTTCCTTTCTTGTTGTTGCGATCTGCGCAGCGCTGACCTTTGTTTTCTGGGCAAAAGGATCATTTGGTGAGCTCGATAAGTTTCTGGAGCGACGTAGTTCTAATAACGGTTCAGTACATGCCCACACTGCTGGGACATCGGGTGAGATGCATCCCGCATCTGCAAGTACATCCAGTCCAACCTATCGTGGCCGTAACAGGACTCTTCTGGTATTATTCGTCCTGTTCTTTTTCCTATATGTTGGCACAGAGATGAGTCTTGCAAACTTCATGCCAGCGATTCTGATTGAGAAAATGAACATGAAGGAAGCCGGAGCAGCACTTAGTGTCACCTGTTTCTGGATTGCCATGTCTGTCGGACGACTCTTCGCCGGGTATATCGCAGAGAAATTTCAATACCGAGTCTATGTCCTGTACAGTTGTCTTGCTTCTGTTCTCTTATTAATGGTATTTCCATTTACAAACCAAATCTGGTCTGCGTTTCTCATCATCTTGCTGCTTGGACTTGCGATGTCAGGCATTTTCTCCATCGCCCTTGTCTTCGCCAGTAAACTGCTGCCCGGAACAGAAGAATCCACACCCAGCATTTTGATTGCCTCCGGTGGAGTTGGCGGTGCCATTCTGCCTTTGACTACGGGATGGAGTCTTGATCATCTGGCGGTTAATCAGTCTGCATGGATGCTTGCGATCTTTGCAGTTGGCCTGCTTGTCATTAGCGTAATCACGTATCAATGGCAGAACAAACATATAGCGAATTCTGCGACTTAA
- a CDS encoding DUF1572 family protein — MDMNQVFLETAEKQFLYYKQLGEKAMAQLESEQLFQSWNEDANSIAVIVKHLWGNMLSRWTDVLTTDGEKPWRERDAEFVNDITSREELLSKWEEGWNCLLESIRSFTPEQLSHIIYIRNEGHTVMEAIIRQLAHYPYHVGQIVFAAKMLKETAWDSLSIPRNGSDQYNGGKFAKPKARKHFTEDELHIEKGEEQQ; from the coding sequence ATGGATATGAATCAGGTTTTTCTGGAGACAGCGGAGAAGCAATTCTTGTATTACAAGCAGCTCGGGGAAAAAGCTATGGCACAACTGGAGTCCGAGCAATTGTTTCAATCCTGGAATGAAGACGCGAACAGCATTGCGGTAATCGTAAAACATCTATGGGGCAATATGCTGTCCCGTTGGACGGATGTACTGACAACAGATGGTGAGAAACCGTGGCGTGAACGGGACGCCGAATTCGTGAATGATATTACATCCCGGGAAGAGCTGCTCTCCAAATGGGAAGAAGGCTGGAATTGTCTACTCGAATCCATTCGTTCGTTTACCCCGGAGCAATTGTCTCATATCATATATATTCGGAATGAAGGACATACCGTCATGGAGGCAATTATTCGGCAATTGGCGCATTATCCGTATCATGTCGGGCAGATTGTATTTGCCGCGAAAATGCTTAAAGAAACAGCTTGGGACAGTCTCTCCATTCCGAGAAACGGGTCAGATCAATATAACGGCGGCAAATTTGCCAAGCCGAAGGCACGCAAACATTTTACAGAAGATGAACTTCATATAGAAAAAGGTGAGGAGCAACAATGA
- a CDS encoding DUF2809 domain-containing protein, whose translation MKSLLIKDRLIYFFAVMMTMAAGLASRHYGERLPDWVYEHLGDACWAGMIYFGVRMVWPHRSLVWAMCLSCVFSWTIEFSQLIQTPRLIEIRSTVWGALILGHGFLVIDLIRYTVGILCMFVIDRYFLRNKMAGS comes from the coding sequence TTGAAAAGTTTACTTATCAAAGACAGGCTGATCTATTTCTTCGCAGTCATGATGACCATGGCGGCAGGACTCGCATCCAGACACTATGGTGAACGATTGCCAGATTGGGTGTATGAACATCTCGGAGATGCATGTTGGGCGGGCATGATTTATTTCGGAGTACGCATGGTGTGGCCTCATCGCAGCTTGGTATGGGCGATGTGTTTGAGCTGTGTATTCAGCTGGACGATTGAGTTCTCACAGTTGATTCAGACGCCTCGGCTGATTGAGATACGTTCAACTGTATGGGGTGCTCTTATTCTGGGACATGGTTTTCTGGTGATCGATCTGATTCGATATACGGTCGGTATTCTGTGCATGTTTGTGATAGATCGTTATTTCCTGAGAAATAAGATGGCTGGATCATGA
- a CDS encoding DUF952 domain-containing protein → MIYSIISRSLWEQVSKGTEYAPDSLETDGFIHCSTKEQIPWVAGQYYAGRTDLLLLSIDEKALEPELVYEDLYELNELYPHIYGELNLDAVRKVIPFEPNADGTFSFPE, encoded by the coding sequence ATGATCTATAGTATTATTTCCCGTTCGTTGTGGGAGCAAGTGTCAAAAGGGACTGAGTATGCACCAGATAGCCTGGAGACGGACGGATTCATTCATTGTTCCACCAAGGAACAGATTCCATGGGTAGCCGGGCAATATTATGCAGGCCGCACGGATCTGTTATTACTTAGTATTGATGAGAAGGCGTTAGAGCCAGAACTGGTGTATGAGGATCTCTACGAATTAAATGAACTATATCCACATATCTATGGAGAGCTCAATCTGGATGCGGTGCGCAAAGTCATTCCATTTGAACCGAATGCAGACGGTACGTTTTCATTTCCTGAATAA
- a CDS encoding histidine phosphatase family protein, whose protein sequence is MTQIALIRHGSTAWNKEKRSQGQTDNPLDQDGREQAVLLAARLAEESWDAIYASDLERASETARIIGDRLGIQEIHLDPRLREMGGGQVEGTTEEERLAKWGADWSTLDLGRELVDAGTVRGSAVLEDIVRQHPDGRVIVVSHGAVLRNTLRGLVPELDISVKLSNTSITRIAKNENTWQCELYNCSVHLDSSRES, encoded by the coding sequence ATGACTCAAATTGCATTGATTCGCCACGGAAGTACAGCGTGGAATAAGGAAAAACGTTCGCAGGGACAGACGGATAATCCGCTGGATCAGGATGGCAGGGAACAGGCGGTATTACTTGCCGCGAGACTGGCTGAGGAATCCTGGGATGCCATCTATGCAAGTGACTTGGAACGTGCAAGTGAGACGGCTCGCATCATTGGTGATCGCTTGGGCATTCAGGAGATTCATCTGGACCCTAGACTTCGCGAGATGGGCGGAGGACAGGTCGAAGGAACGACGGAAGAGGAACGGTTAGCCAAGTGGGGAGCGGACTGGAGTACTCTGGATCTGGGACGTGAGCTTGTAGATGCAGGGACTGTTCGAGGTAGTGCGGTGCTTGAAGATATTGTACGGCAGCACCCCGATGGAAGAGTGATCGTTGTCAGTCACGGAGCCGTCCTGCGGAATACACTGCGAGGACTGGTGCCTGAACTGGATATCAGCGTGAAGTTGTCCAACACATCCATTACCCGGATCGCCAAGAATGAGAATACGTGGCAATGCGAACTGTACAATTGCAGCGTACATTTGGATTCGTCAAGGGAGTCTTAA
- the pxpB gene encoding 5-oxoprolinase subunit PxpB: MTEMTYSWTEKILSPLSETAVIIQCGDQLSDAVQRRVMSVCALLEKSTLPAMIEWVPSYTSVTIFYDPFISSYPQLCKILLQQLNQMKESVQDKPRTVTIPVCYGGEWGPDLDYVASEHGLTPEDVIAIHTSGDYLVHMIGFAPGFPYLGGLSEQIATPRRATPRIRVEAGTVGIGAKQTGIYPVDTPGGWQCIGRTPLRLFRPDENVPSLLAAGDRVRFEQITMQDYLALKRKEGER, translated from the coding sequence ATGACTGAAATGACGTATTCATGGACGGAGAAGATCCTATCTCCGCTGAGTGAGACAGCAGTTATCATCCAGTGCGGGGATCAATTGTCTGATGCTGTGCAGCGCAGAGTGATGTCTGTATGTGCTTTGCTGGAAAAAAGCACTCTGCCAGCCATGATTGAATGGGTGCCTTCATACACGTCCGTTACAATATTTTATGATCCGTTCATCTCCTCTTACCCTCAGTTATGCAAGATTCTGCTTCAGCAGTTGAATCAAATGAAGGAATCCGTACAAGACAAACCCAGAACGGTCACGATTCCCGTATGTTACGGTGGCGAGTGGGGGCCTGATCTGGACTACGTTGCCAGTGAACATGGACTGACCCCAGAAGACGTTATTGCGATTCATACATCCGGGGATTATCTCGTACATATGATTGGATTTGCACCGGGTTTTCCGTATCTCGGCGGGTTGTCTGAACAGATTGCTACGCCCAGACGGGCAACGCCAAGGATTCGGGTTGAGGCGGGTACAGTAGGTATTGGTGCTAAACAGACGGGAATCTATCCGGTGGACACACCCGGAGGATGGCAATGTATTGGACGAACGCCACTCCGGTTGTTTCGGCCGGATGAGAACGTACCTAGTTTGCTGGCAGCAGGTGATCGGGTTCGATTCGAACAGATTACGATGCAGGACTATCTGGCGTTGAAGCGGAAGGAGGGCGAACGATGA
- a CDS encoding GNAT family N-acetyltransferase: MNVEKLFAESLEFETQRLKLRRLAMDDLDEYYAFASDPRVSQQSLWNCHETVEDSIQYIQRVLDNYERKTVHIWAFVLKETGTLIGRGGIFDLNEPMQSAELGYAIASSQWGKGLAAEAMQPIVDYCFQELDCNRLDGKCNAGNIGSARVMEKLGMSYEGLLRKQLKIKGVFTDQKLYSRIRDDL, from the coding sequence ATGAATGTAGAAAAACTTTTTGCCGAATCGCTCGAATTCGAAACACAGCGGTTAAAGCTGAGGCGGCTTGCGATGGATGATCTCGATGAATATTATGCGTTTGCCTCTGATCCGCGAGTGAGTCAGCAAAGCTTGTGGAACTGCCATGAGACGGTGGAGGATTCAATTCAATATATTCAGCGGGTGCTGGATAATTATGAACGGAAAACGGTACATATCTGGGCTTTTGTTTTAAAGGAAACAGGGACCTTGATCGGGAGGGGTGGCATTTTTGATCTCAACGAACCCATGCAGAGTGCTGAACTAGGGTACGCGATAGCCAGCAGTCAATGGGGTAAGGGGCTCGCAGCAGAAGCGATGCAACCCATCGTGGATTATTGCTTTCAGGAATTGGACTGCAATCGGTTGGATGGGAAATGTAATGCAGGCAACATAGGCTCTGCACGCGTAATGGAGAAGCTGGGCATGTCGTACGAAGGTTTGTTACGCAAACAGTTGAAGATCAAAGGTGTATTTACGGATCAAAAATTGTACTCCCGTATCCGGGATGATCTATAA
- a CDS encoding phospholipase D family protein gives MQKLLTAGSTTDRVLLLEDGFQSGQVRIQTIREAKTSIDLAYYSIQKGKTSQLFFAALFDAADRGVHVRIILDGIFHNMRGELRDIPDAIAAHPNVELRYYEPLNIVMPWTWHNRLHDKIFLVDNTYGIIGGQNIGDRYMALQPQKDYVFDRDVLVYNPNHNTNSTVVEMKKYIDRLWNHPFTKPEKHVKRQHHAKGLKELVQLAQLYKKAQAESNPFVKVLPKEWAQGALRSDHVAFIHNPIQRLYKDPTMWRAFVHFANQAKSKVYLQTPYAIPTKKMKKAVHLSMNPEAEWVMLTNSIQQTPNPLAFAGYLSSKKRLLDTNLAIYEYQGPYSIHGKSFVMDDYLSMVGSYNLDPRSAFLNTESAVVIYGSAFANELTEAMDIKRAHSTRANKGEHPAESANKKGSGFKRIAITALSKLSFLWRFLL, from the coding sequence ATGCAAAAATTGTTAACAGCAGGAAGTACGACAGATCGCGTACTGCTCTTGGAGGACGGCTTTCAATCCGGTCAGGTGAGAATCCAGACCATTCGAGAGGCGAAAACAAGCATCGACCTGGCTTATTACTCCATCCAAAAAGGAAAAACATCTCAACTCTTTTTTGCTGCTTTATTCGATGCAGCTGATCGGGGTGTTCATGTTCGAATCATTTTAGACGGGATTTTTCACAACATGCGCGGAGAATTGCGTGATATTCCAGATGCCATTGCAGCTCACCCCAATGTGGAGTTAAGGTATTATGAACCACTCAACATAGTTATGCCATGGACATGGCATAATCGTCTGCATGACAAGATCTTTCTTGTCGACAACACATATGGCATCATTGGCGGCCAAAATATTGGTGATAGATACATGGCATTGCAACCCCAAAAAGACTATGTATTCGATCGGGATGTCCTTGTTTACAATCCAAACCATAATACGAACAGCACAGTTGTTGAAATGAAAAAATATATAGATCGGTTATGGAACCATCCATTCACCAAACCAGAAAAACATGTCAAACGTCAGCATCATGCAAAGGGGTTAAAAGAGCTGGTTCAGCTGGCTCAGTTATATAAAAAAGCTCAGGCTGAGAGCAATCCTTTTGTTAAAGTGTTGCCGAAGGAATGGGCGCAAGGGGCTCTTCGTTCCGACCACGTCGCTTTCATTCACAATCCAATCCAAAGGCTGTATAAAGACCCGACCATGTGGAGAGCATTTGTTCATTTCGCCAATCAAGCAAAGTCGAAGGTGTACCTTCAGACGCCATATGCCATTCCTACCAAGAAAATGAAGAAAGCCGTACATCTGTCGATGAATCCAGAAGCAGAATGGGTCATGTTAACCAATTCAATCCAGCAGACCCCTAACCCTTTGGCTTTCGCGGGATACTTAAGCTCTAAGAAACGGTTGCTTGATACCAATCTAGCCATTTATGAATACCAAGGACCTTATTCCATACACGGCAAATCATTTGTCATGGATGATTACCTCAGCATGGTTGGTTCGTATAATCTTGATCCCAGATCCGCCTTTCTAAATACCGAATCTGCTGTGGTCATTTATGGTTCTGCATTCGCCAACGAACTAACAGAGGCTATGGATATCAAACGTGCACATAGTACACGTGCGAATAAAGGTGAGCATCCAGCAGAATCTGCGAATAAGAAAGGCTCTGGGTTCAAACGAATAGCAATCACAGCTTTATCCAAACTGTCTTTTCTCTGGAGATTTCTGTTGTAG
- a CDS encoding Ig-like domain-containing protein, giving the protein MNRIKLALRGTLALMIALTVLVPSLALAATGDVTSIEITNSSPQKMSVSETAALQVMATVEGFDNKQDVTQGVTWSTSNAAVATMVKGKVKAVAAGEATIFAEVDGAKAQLVVQVQEKIKSIKASPKSYSFVKGSESTLPKVSITRANGKEEDVTSEIVWSVSTSSAVLENGKIKGVTPGRVLLQGKYGSTIVKVPVAVTDEITKVEVTPATMQLNIKKSKALKVIGTYANGKTINLSKQVIWTSSNTNVAIVKNGAVKTLTEGQATLTGTYQNQTIKAEVTVVPLLKKLITGQKKLVLSPQGSTTLSVMAQYDTGKTTVVTNSAVWSSTKPGVATVTNGKIVAVGKGKTSITAKWGNKKVTIPVTVK; this is encoded by the coding sequence ATGAATAGAATCAAACTGGCGCTTCGAGGCACACTTGCTCTAATGATTGCATTGACCGTACTGGTCCCTTCGTTGGCTTTGGCGGCTACCGGAGATGTGACATCGATTGAAATAACCAATAGCAGCCCGCAGAAAATGAGTGTCTCCGAAACAGCTGCACTTCAGGTGATGGCAACGGTTGAAGGTTTTGATAACAAGCAGGATGTTACCCAAGGCGTGACTTGGTCTACCAGTAATGCAGCAGTCGCGACGATGGTGAAAGGCAAAGTCAAGGCTGTGGCCGCGGGCGAAGCAACGATTTTTGCAGAAGTAGACGGGGCTAAAGCCCAGTTGGTTGTCCAAGTGCAGGAGAAGATCAAAAGCATCAAAGCTTCACCGAAATCCTACAGTTTTGTTAAAGGCAGTGAAAGCACTCTTCCGAAAGTAAGTATTACACGTGCGAATGGTAAGGAAGAGGATGTGACGTCTGAGATTGTGTGGTCCGTATCCACTTCTTCGGCTGTCCTGGAAAACGGTAAAATCAAAGGCGTTACGCCCGGCAGAGTATTGCTGCAAGGCAAGTATGGATCAACGATTGTGAAAGTTCCCGTTGCTGTGACGGATGAGATTACTAAAGTCGAGGTTACCCCTGCAACTATGCAGCTGAATATCAAGAAGTCCAAAGCGTTGAAGGTTATCGGCACCTACGCAAACGGTAAAACGATCAACCTTTCGAAACAAGTGATATGGACCTCTTCCAATACAAATGTAGCTATCGTGAAAAATGGAGCCGTCAAGACACTGACAGAAGGACAAGCGACCTTGACAGGAACTTATCAAAATCAGACAATAAAGGCAGAGGTTACCGTTGTACCTTTGCTCAAAAAGCTGATTACTGGCCAGAAAAAACTGGTTTTGTCCCCACAGGGAAGCACAACGCTGAGTGTGATGGCCCAGTATGATACGGGTAAAACCACTGTTGTGACGAACAGCGCGGTGTGGAGCAGCACAAAGCCGGGCGTAGCGACAGTAACAAATGGCAAAATCGTGGCTGTAGGCAAAGGGAAAACGTCCATCACGGCCAAGTGGGGCAACAAAAAAGTGACGATCCCTGTGACGGTAAAATAA
- the serS gene encoding serine--tRNA ligase, with the protein MLEMKWIRAHAEEVQAAADGKKIKINIRTLLERDEERRALLQESEEGRRLRNTLSTDIGRLMQAGNREQAEGLRVQVKQINEQLEQVEAKLAPVQEEVTKLQWLVPNIVSPDTPNGSSDADNLELRRVGEVPTFEYNTKDHVELGELHDLIDIPRGVKIGGTRSYVLKGAGLLLHRAVQQLALDLLLKHGFTPMEVPLMVREDALVNTGFFPTGRDQVYELQGENKWLVGTSEVPLVSYYADEIVDVQEPVKLAAVSTCFRSEVGSGGRDVRGLYRVHQFAKVEQVILCAPDAEESERMLQEITGHAEELLQLLELPYRVVAVCTGDMSQKTYKQYDIETWMPSRGAYGETHSSSNLHDFQARRSNIRCLDAEGKLAYCHTLNNTAVASPRILIPLLENHQQEDGSIHIPAALRPYMGGAESLILPEQDEVN; encoded by the coding sequence ATGTTGGAAATGAAATGGATTCGGGCACATGCAGAAGAGGTTCAGGCCGCAGCAGACGGGAAAAAAATCAAGATCAACATTCGCACATTGTTAGAGCGGGATGAAGAACGTAGAGCACTTTTGCAGGAATCGGAAGAAGGACGCAGGTTGCGCAATACGTTATCTACTGATATTGGCAGGCTAATGCAAGCGGGGAATCGGGAACAGGCTGAGGGCTTGCGGGTTCAGGTAAAACAGATCAATGAACAGTTGGAACAGGTGGAGGCGAAGCTTGCCCCTGTGCAGGAGGAAGTAACCAAGCTGCAATGGCTGGTACCCAATATCGTATCACCGGATACCCCTAATGGCTCGTCGGACGCAGACAATTTAGAGCTGCGACGTGTGGGAGAGGTACCAACGTTCGAGTATAACACCAAAGATCACGTAGAACTTGGGGAGTTGCATGATCTCATCGATATTCCCCGTGGAGTTAAGATTGGCGGTACGCGAAGTTATGTATTAAAAGGTGCTGGCCTGTTATTACATCGGGCAGTACAGCAACTTGCGCTTGATCTGCTGCTGAAGCACGGGTTTACACCGATGGAAGTACCACTGATGGTCAGGGAGGATGCACTGGTGAACACCGGATTCTTCCCAACGGGTCGAGATCAGGTCTATGAACTCCAAGGGGAGAACAAGTGGCTGGTGGGCACTTCTGAAGTGCCGCTTGTTTCGTATTATGCGGATGAGATTGTTGATGTTCAAGAGCCTGTGAAGCTGGCCGCGGTATCGACGTGTTTCCGCAGTGAGGTTGGCTCCGGCGGACGTGATGTACGCGGATTGTATCGTGTGCACCAATTTGCCAAAGTTGAGCAGGTCATTCTCTGTGCCCCTGATGCGGAAGAATCGGAACGCATGCTGCAAGAGATTACGGGACACGCCGAAGAATTGCTGCAATTACTGGAACTTCCTTATCGTGTTGTCGCTGTATGTACCGGAGATATGTCGCAGAAAACGTACAAACAGTATGACATCGAGACCTGGATGCCGAGTCGCGGTGCATATGGAGAAACACATTCGTCGTCGAATTTGCATGATTTTCAGGCTCGCCGTTCGAATATTCGTTGCCTCGATGCCGAAGGCAAGTTGGCCTATTGTCACACGCTAAATAATACGGCGGTGGCATCGCCGCGTATCCTGATTCCGTTGCTTGAGAATCATCAGCAGGAGGATGGAAGCATTCACATTCCGGCAGCCCTGCGGCCCTATATGGGCGGGGCCGAGAGCTTGATTTTGCCAGAGCAGGATGAAGTGAATTAG
- a CDS encoding ABC transporter substrate-binding protein, whose translation MKWRKTMGLLLLCVLMVTVAACGGKEAAPAGQNGNTNTESSNEGDTAALKDIKVVLDWTPNTNHTGLYAAVDQGFYKAEGLNVEIVQPGAGGADTMVASNEVPFGVSYQESVTQARTQGVPLVSIAAVIQHNTSGFAAPADRNIKSPKDFEGKTYGGWGSPVEEAVMQSIMEGDGADVSKVKNINMGDADFFTAVKRDIDFAWIFYAWTGIEAELRGEPIDMLYVKDYSEALDYYTPVLVTNEQTIQNDPELVKAFLKATSEGYQYAIDHPEDAANILIKAVPDLDKELVLASQKWLSPKYTDDAPRWGEQKQKVWQNYTDWMFSKKLLDEQIDVSKAYTNDFLPQ comes from the coding sequence ATGAAATGGCGTAAAACGATGGGATTGTTGCTCTTATGCGTGCTTATGGTGACTGTAGCCGCATGTGGTGGCAAAGAAGCTGCCCCAGCTGGGCAGAACGGCAACACAAATACGGAAAGCAGCAACGAAGGTGACACTGCCGCTCTGAAAGATATTAAAGTGGTGCTCGACTGGACACCGAATACGAATCACACAGGCCTGTATGCAGCTGTAGATCAAGGTTTTTACAAGGCCGAAGGCTTGAACGTGGAGATTGTACAACCAGGTGCCGGTGGCGCAGATACGATGGTTGCCTCCAATGAAGTGCCTTTTGGCGTAAGTTATCAGGAGAGTGTAACTCAAGCCCGCACACAGGGTGTTCCACTCGTCTCCATCGCAGCAGTTATCCAGCATAATACATCTGGTTTCGCTGCTCCGGCGGATCGGAATATCAAGTCACCGAAAGATTTTGAAGGTAAAACCTATGGCGGTTGGGGTTCCCCAGTCGAAGAAGCCGTGATGCAATCCATTATGGAAGGCGACGGAGCCGATGTATCCAAAGTGAAAAACATTAATATGGGTGACGCCGACTTTTTCACCGCAGTGAAACGAGACATTGATTTCGCGTGGATTTTCTACGCCTGGACAGGTATTGAAGCCGAACTGCGCGGGGAACCGATCGACATGTTATATGTGAAGGATTATTCAGAAGCATTGGATTACTACACGCCTGTCCTCGTAACAAACGAGCAGACGATCCAAAACGACCCTGAGTTGGTGAAAGCATTCCTGAAAGCCACCTCCGAAGGGTATCAATATGCGATTGATCATCCCGAAGACGCAGCCAACATTCTGATCAAGGCCGTACCGGATCTGGATAAGGAATTGGTGCTGGCAAGCCAGAAGTGGCTTAGTCCCAAGTACACAGATGACGCCCCGCGCTGGGGTGAGCAAAAACAGAAAGTGTGGCAGAACTACACCGACTGGATGTTTAGCAAAAAATTGCTGGATGAACAGATCGATGTGAGCAAGGCATATACAAACGATTTTTTACCCCAATAA